Proteins from one Bactrocera neohumeralis isolate Rockhampton chromosome 3, APGP_CSIRO_Bneo_wtdbg2-racon-allhic-juicebox.fasta_v2, whole genome shotgun sequence genomic window:
- the LOC126753484 gene encoding uncharacterized protein LOC126753484, translated as MTSSETGGVKPMSIAGRMVRERERLIGMSNDERAWRKQWLKDLELHHGPRVVPELEKELQNPIKRFYRFPLDKLGEALTPVLGTQRAYTIRFWTGKFAMAIAAIYAGAYYFKYNQNDWTRKGGWRVITSRPVCNPGDEGYPKVSDRTQPSDYAARGFKQAAI; from the exons ATGACTTCTTCAGAAACGGGTGGAGTGAAGCCCATGTCCATTGCCGGGCGCATGGTGCGTGAACGGGAGCGTCTGATTGGAATGTCAAATGATGAACGCGCATGGCGCAAGCAATGGTTGAAGGATTTGGAACTGCACCATGGGCCTCGCGTAGTTCCCGAATTAGAGAAAGAACTACAGAACCCTATCAAACGTTTCTACAGATTCCCTCTAGATAAGCTTGGAGAAGCACTAACTCCAGTGCTG GGTACACAACGCGCATATACAATTCGCTTTTGGACTGGAAAATTTGCTATGGCCATTGCAGCTATTTACGCAGGTGCCTACTACTTTAAGTATAATCAAAAC GACTGGACACGCAAGGGAGGTTGGCGTGTAATCACTTCACGTCCCGTCTGTAATCCAGGTGATGAGGGATATCCAAAAGTTTCGGACCGTACACAACCATCCGATTATGCAGCTCGAGGGTTCAAACAAgctgcaatttaa
- the LOC126753425 gene encoding exosome RNA helicase MTR4 isoform X2, whose translation MADVDDLFDCFNEDNEESVSANPVVELEKIKSANSIEERRAENGEKRGNEAIKEETENDEAPQKRMKETESILDDICVDALRSRIAVHVIESPESCTHEVAVYPGQEYIPLQALTGPPAKEYPFVLDPFQKEAILCIDNQQSVLVSAHTSAGKTVVAEYAIAKSLGCKQRVIYTTPIKALSNQKYREFNEEFKDVGLVTGDVTINPSASCLIMTTEILRNMLYRGSEIMREVGWVVFDEIHYMRDKERGVVWEETLILLPDNVRYVFLSATIPNARQFAEWVCHLHKQPCHVVYTDYRPTPLQHYIFPAGGDGIHLIVDEKGQFKEDNFTTAMAVLQNAGDAAKGDQRGRKSGIRGVDSGQSNIFKIVKMIMERNFAPVIIFSFSKKDCEVYAMQMAKLDFNTAEEKKLVDEVFNNAMDVLSEEDRQLPQVENVLPLLKRGIGIHHGGLLPILKEIIEILFGEGLLKALFATETFAMGLNMPARTVLFTAPRKFDGKNFRWISSGEYIQMAGRAGRRGLDDKGIVILMIDEKVSPSIGRGIVQGKADPINSAFHLTYNMVLNLLRVEEINPEYMLERSFFQFQNQSSIPELYKQVQDKQNELAKIKISEEHSVASYHHIREQLDSYGKQFKRWITKPEYLVPFLQPGRLIKVQNEKDEFDWGIVVNFKKQTNNAKNPLKAETVVVVDVLLHVTEASAKADEPKPCKPGQKGNMEVVPVLHTLISQISSLRVYYPNDLRPADNRRSVLKTIAEVKKRFPKGPPLLNPISEMNIKSDEFKQVVDSIDKFEERLYAHPLHNSTELENIYERYTQKLKVQEELKTVKTKLKEARSLLQMDELKHRKRVLRRMEYCTAADVIEFKGRVACELSSADELLLTEMIFNGIFNDITTAQSVALLSCFVCDEKSSETPKATEELSGPLRSMQDLARRIAKISTECKLNMDEESYVEKFKPFLMDVVLAWCKGASFLSVCRMTDIFEGSIIRCMRRLEELLRQLCQAAKTIGNTDLENKFSEGVRLLKRDIVFAASLYL comes from the exons atggCTGATGTTGACGATTTATTTGATTGTTTTAATGAAGACAACGAGGAGAGCGTATCCGCCAATCCAGTTGTAGAGttagaaaaaatcaaatcagcAAATTCTATAGAAGAAAG GAGAGCTGAAAACGGAGAAAAGCGTGGAAATGAAGCTATTAAAGAAGAGACAGAAAATGATGAGGCTCCACAAAAACGTATGAAAGAAACAGAATCAATATTAGACGATATTTGTGTGGACGCGTTACGTTCTCGAATAGCAGTGCACGTTATTGAGAGTCCAGAATCGTGTACACATGAGGTAGCTGTATATCCCGGACAAGAATATATTCCATTGCAAGCACTTACAGGACCACCGGCAAAAGAATACCCTTTTGTATTAGATCCTTTTCAAAAAGAAGCAATACTTTGCATAGATAATCAACAAAGTGTGTTAGTGTCAGCGCACACATCCGCAGGCAAGACTGTAGTAGCCGAATATGCTATTGCTAAATCTCTGGGGTGTAAGCAGCGTGTAATTTATACAACGCCCATTAAAGCGCTTTCCAACCAAAAATATCGAGAATTTAATGAGGAATTTAAGGATGTTGGATTGGTAACTGGAGATGTGACAATAAACCCATCAGCGTCTTGCCTTATTATGACTACAGAAATTTTGCGAAATATGTTATACAGAGGAAGTGAAATTATGCGTGAAGTAGGTTGGGTCGTTTTCGATGAAATTCATTATATGCGTGACAAGGAAAGAGGTGTCGTATGGGAGGAAACGTTGATTTTATTGCCTGACAATGTACGCTACGTATTCCTTTCTGCTACTATACCAAATGCTCGCCAATTTGCCGAATGGGTTTGTCATCTTCACAAGCAACCATGTCATGTAGTTTATACGGATTATCGACCGACTCCTCTGCAACATTACATATTTCCAGCTGGAGGCGATGGCATACATCTCATAGTTGACGAGAAAGGTCAGTTTAAGGAAGATAATTTTACAACAGCAATGGCGGTTTTGCAAAATGCAG GTGATGCAGCTAAAGGTGATCAGAGAGGACGTAAATCTGGTATTCGAGGTGTTGACAGTGGGcagtcaaatatttttaaaatagttaaaatgaTAATGGAACGCAATTTCGCACCtgtaataatattttcctttaGTAAAAAAGATTGTGAGGTATATGCTATGCAAATGGCAAAGTTGGATTTTAATACGGCAGAAGAGAAAAAACTTGTAGATGAGGTATTCAATAATGCGATGGATGTACTGTCTGAAGAAGATCGTCAATTGCCACAAGTTGAAAATGTTTTGCCCCTACTAAAACGTGGCATTGGTATACATCATGGAGGACTTTTACCGatcttaaaagaaattattgagaTTTTGTTTGGTGAGGGCTTGCTTAAGGCACTTTTTGCTACGGAAACTTTTGCCATGGGTTTAAACATGCCTGCCCGTACAGTACTTTTTACAGCACCTCGAAAATTCGATGGTAAAAATTTTAG ATGGATTTCCTCCGGTGAATACATCCAAATGGCAGGACGTGCTGGCCGGCGTGGTCTCGATGATAAAGGTATCGTTATTTTAATGATTGACGAAAAAGTGTCACCATCCATCGGTCGAGGAATTGTACAAGGAAAGGCTGACCCCATAAACTCTGCATTTCACTTAACTTATAATATGGTGCTGAATTTGCTACGAGTAGAAGAAATCAATCCTGAATATATGTTAGAACGTTCATTCTTTCAGTTCCAAAATCAGTCGTCCATACCTGAACTTTACAAACAAGTTCAAGACAAGCAAAATGAgttggcaaaaataaaaatcagcgAAGAACATAGCGTTGCATCCTATCACCATATAAGGGAACAACTTGATTCTTATGGAAAACAGTTCAAACGCTGGATTACGAAGCCAGAATATCTGGTGCCTTTCTTACAACCAGGTCGTTTAATAAAGGTTCAAAATGAAAAAGACGAATTCGATTGGGGCATTGTAGTGAattttaaaaagcaaacaaataatgcCAAAAATCCATTGAAAGCTGAGACAGTTGTGGTAGTCGATGTTTTGTTGCATGTTACTGAGGCTTCAGCAAAGGCCGATGAGCCAAAACCGTGCAAGCCGGGTCAAAAGGGCAATATGGAAGTTGTTCCTGTGCTACACACACTTATATCTCAGATTTCGTCTCTCCGTGTTTATTATCCAAATGACTTGCGCCCGGCAGATAATCGCCGAAGTGTTCTGAAAACGATTGCTGAAGTGAAGAAGCGTTTTCCAAAAGGTCCACCACTCCTCAATCCTATTTCcgaaatgaatataaaaagtgATGAATTCAAACAGGTTGTGGACTCCATAGATAAGTTCGAGGAACGTCTGTACGCACATCCTCTACATAATTCTACTGAATTGGAGAATATTTATGAACGCTATACACAGAAATTAAAAGTGCAGGAAGAACTGAAGACGGTTAAAACCAAATTGAAAGAGGCACGCAGTTTATTGCAGATGGACGAGCTGAAGCATCGGAAACGTGTATTACGCCGAATGGAGTATTGTACAGCTGCTGATGTGATAGAGTTTAAAGGACGAGTTGCTTGCGAATTAAGCTCGGCAGATGAACTTCTTTTAACTGAAATGATATTCAACGGAATATTTAATGACATTACTACAGCACAGTCAGTAGCATTGTTATCATGTTTCGTTTGCGACGAAAAGTCTTCAGAAACTCCCAAGGCGACTGAAGAGCTTTCAGGTCCACTTCGGTCAATGCAAGACTTGGCACGTCGCATTGCGAAAATCTCGACGGAGTGTAAATTAAATATGGATGAAGAATCGTACGTGGAAAAATTCAAACCTTTTCTTATGGACGTAGTTTTGGCGTGGTGTAAGGGTGCTTCGTTTTTGAGTGTATGTAGAATGACAGACATTTTTGAAGGTTCAATAATTCGATGTATGCGGCGTCTGGAAGAATTATTAAGGCAATTGTGCCAAGCAGCGAAAACAATCGGTAACACAGATTTGGAAAACAAGTTCTCTGAAGGTGTGCGGCTACTAAAAAGAGATATTGTATTTGCAGCTTcgttgtatttataa
- the LOC126753425 gene encoding exosome RNA helicase MTR4 isoform X1: MADVDDLFDCFNEDNEESVSANPVVELEKIKSANSIEERYLDICNHSKTLSPKTFWLICRRAENGEKRGNEAIKEETENDEAPQKRMKETESILDDICVDALRSRIAVHVIESPESCTHEVAVYPGQEYIPLQALTGPPAKEYPFVLDPFQKEAILCIDNQQSVLVSAHTSAGKTVVAEYAIAKSLGCKQRVIYTTPIKALSNQKYREFNEEFKDVGLVTGDVTINPSASCLIMTTEILRNMLYRGSEIMREVGWVVFDEIHYMRDKERGVVWEETLILLPDNVRYVFLSATIPNARQFAEWVCHLHKQPCHVVYTDYRPTPLQHYIFPAGGDGIHLIVDEKGQFKEDNFTTAMAVLQNAGDAAKGDQRGRKSGIRGVDSGQSNIFKIVKMIMERNFAPVIIFSFSKKDCEVYAMQMAKLDFNTAEEKKLVDEVFNNAMDVLSEEDRQLPQVENVLPLLKRGIGIHHGGLLPILKEIIEILFGEGLLKALFATETFAMGLNMPARTVLFTAPRKFDGKNFRWISSGEYIQMAGRAGRRGLDDKGIVILMIDEKVSPSIGRGIVQGKADPINSAFHLTYNMVLNLLRVEEINPEYMLERSFFQFQNQSSIPELYKQVQDKQNELAKIKISEEHSVASYHHIREQLDSYGKQFKRWITKPEYLVPFLQPGRLIKVQNEKDEFDWGIVVNFKKQTNNAKNPLKAETVVVVDVLLHVTEASAKADEPKPCKPGQKGNMEVVPVLHTLISQISSLRVYYPNDLRPADNRRSVLKTIAEVKKRFPKGPPLLNPISEMNIKSDEFKQVVDSIDKFEERLYAHPLHNSTELENIYERYTQKLKVQEELKTVKTKLKEARSLLQMDELKHRKRVLRRMEYCTAADVIEFKGRVACELSSADELLLTEMIFNGIFNDITTAQSVALLSCFVCDEKSSETPKATEELSGPLRSMQDLARRIAKISTECKLNMDEESYVEKFKPFLMDVVLAWCKGASFLSVCRMTDIFEGSIIRCMRRLEELLRQLCQAAKTIGNTDLENKFSEGVRLLKRDIVFAASLYL, encoded by the exons atggCTGATGTTGACGATTTATTTGATTGTTTTAATGAAGACAACGAGGAGAGCGTATCCGCCAATCCAGTTGTAGAGttagaaaaaatcaaatcagcAAATTCTATAGAAGAAAGGTATTTAGATATTTGCAATCACTCCAAGACCTTATCGCCTAAAACTTTTTGGTTAATTTGTAGGAGAGCTGAAAACGGAGAAAAGCGTGGAAATGAAGCTATTAAAGAAGAGACAGAAAATGATGAGGCTCCACAAAAACGTATGAAAGAAACAGAATCAATATTAGACGATATTTGTGTGGACGCGTTACGTTCTCGAATAGCAGTGCACGTTATTGAGAGTCCAGAATCGTGTACACATGAGGTAGCTGTATATCCCGGACAAGAATATATTCCATTGCAAGCACTTACAGGACCACCGGCAAAAGAATACCCTTTTGTATTAGATCCTTTTCAAAAAGAAGCAATACTTTGCATAGATAATCAACAAAGTGTGTTAGTGTCAGCGCACACATCCGCAGGCAAGACTGTAGTAGCCGAATATGCTATTGCTAAATCTCTGGGGTGTAAGCAGCGTGTAATTTATACAACGCCCATTAAAGCGCTTTCCAACCAAAAATATCGAGAATTTAATGAGGAATTTAAGGATGTTGGATTGGTAACTGGAGATGTGACAATAAACCCATCAGCGTCTTGCCTTATTATGACTACAGAAATTTTGCGAAATATGTTATACAGAGGAAGTGAAATTATGCGTGAAGTAGGTTGGGTCGTTTTCGATGAAATTCATTATATGCGTGACAAGGAAAGAGGTGTCGTATGGGAGGAAACGTTGATTTTATTGCCTGACAATGTACGCTACGTATTCCTTTCTGCTACTATACCAAATGCTCGCCAATTTGCCGAATGGGTTTGTCATCTTCACAAGCAACCATGTCATGTAGTTTATACGGATTATCGACCGACTCCTCTGCAACATTACATATTTCCAGCTGGAGGCGATGGCATACATCTCATAGTTGACGAGAAAGGTCAGTTTAAGGAAGATAATTTTACAACAGCAATGGCGGTTTTGCAAAATGCAG GTGATGCAGCTAAAGGTGATCAGAGAGGACGTAAATCTGGTATTCGAGGTGTTGACAGTGGGcagtcaaatatttttaaaatagttaaaatgaTAATGGAACGCAATTTCGCACCtgtaataatattttcctttaGTAAAAAAGATTGTGAGGTATATGCTATGCAAATGGCAAAGTTGGATTTTAATACGGCAGAAGAGAAAAAACTTGTAGATGAGGTATTCAATAATGCGATGGATGTACTGTCTGAAGAAGATCGTCAATTGCCACAAGTTGAAAATGTTTTGCCCCTACTAAAACGTGGCATTGGTATACATCATGGAGGACTTTTACCGatcttaaaagaaattattgagaTTTTGTTTGGTGAGGGCTTGCTTAAGGCACTTTTTGCTACGGAAACTTTTGCCATGGGTTTAAACATGCCTGCCCGTACAGTACTTTTTACAGCACCTCGAAAATTCGATGGTAAAAATTTTAG ATGGATTTCCTCCGGTGAATACATCCAAATGGCAGGACGTGCTGGCCGGCGTGGTCTCGATGATAAAGGTATCGTTATTTTAATGATTGACGAAAAAGTGTCACCATCCATCGGTCGAGGAATTGTACAAGGAAAGGCTGACCCCATAAACTCTGCATTTCACTTAACTTATAATATGGTGCTGAATTTGCTACGAGTAGAAGAAATCAATCCTGAATATATGTTAGAACGTTCATTCTTTCAGTTCCAAAATCAGTCGTCCATACCTGAACTTTACAAACAAGTTCAAGACAAGCAAAATGAgttggcaaaaataaaaatcagcgAAGAACATAGCGTTGCATCCTATCACCATATAAGGGAACAACTTGATTCTTATGGAAAACAGTTCAAACGCTGGATTACGAAGCCAGAATATCTGGTGCCTTTCTTACAACCAGGTCGTTTAATAAAGGTTCAAAATGAAAAAGACGAATTCGATTGGGGCATTGTAGTGAattttaaaaagcaaacaaataatgcCAAAAATCCATTGAAAGCTGAGACAGTTGTGGTAGTCGATGTTTTGTTGCATGTTACTGAGGCTTCAGCAAAGGCCGATGAGCCAAAACCGTGCAAGCCGGGTCAAAAGGGCAATATGGAAGTTGTTCCTGTGCTACACACACTTATATCTCAGATTTCGTCTCTCCGTGTTTATTATCCAAATGACTTGCGCCCGGCAGATAATCGCCGAAGTGTTCTGAAAACGATTGCTGAAGTGAAGAAGCGTTTTCCAAAAGGTCCACCACTCCTCAATCCTATTTCcgaaatgaatataaaaagtgATGAATTCAAACAGGTTGTGGACTCCATAGATAAGTTCGAGGAACGTCTGTACGCACATCCTCTACATAATTCTACTGAATTGGAGAATATTTATGAACGCTATACACAGAAATTAAAAGTGCAGGAAGAACTGAAGACGGTTAAAACCAAATTGAAAGAGGCACGCAGTTTATTGCAGATGGACGAGCTGAAGCATCGGAAACGTGTATTACGCCGAATGGAGTATTGTACAGCTGCTGATGTGATAGAGTTTAAAGGACGAGTTGCTTGCGAATTAAGCTCGGCAGATGAACTTCTTTTAACTGAAATGATATTCAACGGAATATTTAATGACATTACTACAGCACAGTCAGTAGCATTGTTATCATGTTTCGTTTGCGACGAAAAGTCTTCAGAAACTCCCAAGGCGACTGAAGAGCTTTCAGGTCCACTTCGGTCAATGCAAGACTTGGCACGTCGCATTGCGAAAATCTCGACGGAGTGTAAATTAAATATGGATGAAGAATCGTACGTGGAAAAATTCAAACCTTTTCTTATGGACGTAGTTTTGGCGTGGTGTAAGGGTGCTTCGTTTTTGAGTGTATGTAGAATGACAGACATTTTTGAAGGTTCAATAATTCGATGTATGCGGCGTCTGGAAGAATTATTAAGGCAATTGTGCCAAGCAGCGAAAACAATCGGTAACACAGATTTGGAAAACAAGTTCTCTGAAGGTGTGCGGCTACTAAAAAGAGATATTGTATTTGCAGCTTcgttgtatttataa